One Manihot esculenta cultivar AM560-2 chromosome 6, M.esculenta_v8, whole genome shotgun sequence DNA segment encodes these proteins:
- the LOC110607811 gene encoding pumilio homolog 5 isoform X3, translating into MWSLLFKINGKDQHGSAAGEGITETSFSVPKRKKKKNSRMATESPMRMVESGGARKCPSSKDAAIFGSPLNNMAAENLGLLVKGNRFHGDQTNMVPGRSGSAPPSMEGSFAAIGNLLAQQNLIMSSSLESLSSAIENCESEEQLRSDPAYFAYYCSNINLNPRLPPPLISRENRRLVCHIGGLGNSWRSASIDDSGNQSLQMLSTHKEEPEDDKSPREASETSSALSSGQNTNSLAGRHKSLVDLIQEDFPRTPSPVYSQSRSSSHAAEEAVDLDAHLISPNVSSVNISKASESNSGSDDVCANTYALEVDAIRLISDTDPTVTSFTSSSCLQEKPNWQKDEGNTKDTSLEGHSSFSGTLHSARKDPKMRNKEEQRSYGRNMPQKHPSAQQGNPHQAQGVQPQKITQGTNPSHSSMGKLSHDHPRFSTIEVQPTLHSPALGPPSYASVAAYMAGGTPFYPNFQPSGLYSPQYSMGGYALSSTFLPPFMTGYPSHSAITVPFGASSSSFTGRTTASSAGEDIPHIGGPQHLGKFYGQQGLMLQPSYVDPLYMQYFQNPYGDAYGATFQQNHMASSGPTGGQADSFLPQKESFFSSYRGDHKLQPPINGSPGMPSPGKVGITGSSYYGGPPGMGVMTQFPGAPLASPVLPSSPVGGIGHIGQQNDMRFPQGSSRNVGPYCGGQGQRGVNSFDEPKRHYFLEELKSSSARKFELSEIAGHIVEFSVDQHGSRFIQQKLEHCSVEEKVSVFKEVLPHASKLMTDVFGNYVIQKFFEHGSPEQRKELADKLSGQMLQLSLQMYGCRVIQKHVLERGKPSERSQIISKVSGKIVQMSQHKYASNVIEKCLEYGNSAEQELLIEEIIGQSEESDHLLVMMKDQFANYVVQKILEISNDKQKKILLDRVRVHLHALKKYTYGKHIVARFEQLCGEEGQVLET; encoded by the exons ATGTGGAGTTTGCTCTTCAAGATTAATGG CAAGGATCAACATGGGTCAGCTGCAGGTGAGGGAATAACCGAAACTTCCTTTtctgtcccaaaaaggaaaaagaaaaagaatagcaGGATGGCAACTGAGAGCCCTATGAGAATGGTGGAGAGTGGCGGAGCTAGAAAGTGTCCCTCTTCTAAGGATGCAGCTATATTTGGGTCACCCCTAAATAATATGGCAGCAGAAAACTTGGGATTGCTTGTGAAGGGGAATAGATTCCATGGAGATCAAACAAACATGGTTCCTGGTCGAAGTGGCAGTGCACCGCCAAGCATGGAGGGTTCATTTGCTGCTATTGGAAACCTTTTAGCTCAGCAAAACTTAATCATGAGTTCTAGCTTGGAAAGTTTAAGCAGTGCTATTGAGAACTGTGAGTCTGAGGAGCAACTGCGTTCTGATCCAGCCTATTTCGCGTACTATTGTTCAAATATCAACTTGAATCCAAGGCTTCCACCACCTCTAATATCACGAGAGAATCGTCGACTTGTATGCCATATTGGTGGTTTAGGCAATAGTTGGAGGTCTGCTTCTATAGACGATAGTGGCAATCAATCCTTGCAAATGCTTTCAACTCATAAGGAAGAGCCAGAGGATGATAAGTCACCCAGAGAAGCATCAGAAACTAGCAGTGCGCTTTCCTCTGGACAGAACACAAATTCTTTGGCAGGTCGTCATAAAAGTTTGGTTGACCTGATACAG GAAGACTTCCCTCGCACCCCATCTCCTGTTTATAGTCAGTCTCGATCTTCAAGCCATGCAGCAGAAGAAGCAGTTGATCTGGATGCCCATTTAATTTCGCCAAATGTTTCTTCTGTGAACATTTCAAAAGCATCAGAATCAAATTCAGGTTCTGATGATGTCTGTGCCAACACATATGCTTTGGAGGTAGACGCTATAAGGCTAATATCTGATACTGATCCTACAGTTACCTCTTTTACTAGCTCATCATGTCTTCAAGAGAAACCAAACTGGCAAAAAGATGAAGGAAACACTAAAGATACTAGTTTGGAAGGTCATTCCTCATTTTCAGGTACCCTTCATTCAGCCAGAAAGGATCCTAAAATGAGAAACAAAGAAGAGCAACGATCTTATGGGAGGAATATGCCTCAAAAGCATCCATCAGCACAGCAAGGCAATCCACATCAGGCTCAAGGAGTCCAGCCTCAAAAAATTACCCAAGGAACGAATCCATCTCACAGTAGCATGGGAAAACTTTCCCATGACCATCCTAGGTTCTCCACTATTGAGGTACAGCCGACATTGCATTCTCCTGCACTTGGCCCTCCTTCGTATGCATCAGTAGCAGCCTATATGGCAGGAGGGACTCCATTTTACCCTAACTTTCAGCCATCTGGTTTATATTCTCCACAATATAGCATGGGCGGATATGCTTTGAGTTCGACATTTCTTCCCCCTTTTATGACTGGCTATCCTTCTCATAGTGCCATTACAGTGCCATTTGGTGCTTCTAGTTCAAGCTTTACTGGTCGAACCACTGCTTCTTCAGCTGGGGAAGACATTCCACATATAGGTGGTCCACAACACCTGGGCAAGTTTTATGGACAACAAGGATTAATGCTTCAACCTTCATATGTTGATCCACTGTATATGCAGTACTTTCAAAATCCTTATGGAGATGCATATGGTGCTACATTTCAGCAGAATCATATGGCCTCGAGTGGTCCCACTGGGGGCCAGGCTGATTCTTTTCTTCCTCAGAAGGAGTCATTTTTTTCCTCTTATAGAGGTGATCATAAACTTCAGCCGCCAATAAATGGCAGCCCAGGCATGCCAAGTCCAGGAAAAGTGGGAATTACTGGTAGTAGTTATTATGGAGGTCCTCCAGGTATGGGTGTCATGACCCAATTCCCAGGTGCACCACTTGCCAGTCCAGTACTACCATCATCTCCTGTAGGTGGAATAGGTCATATTGGTCAGCAGAATGACATGAGGTTTCCCCAAGGTTCAAGTAGAAATGTAGGACCATATTGTGGAGGTCAGGGGCAGAGAGGAGTCAACAGCTTTGATGAGCCCAAAAGGCACTATTTTCTTGAAGAACTGAAATCAAGCAGTGCCCGAAAATTTGAGCTCTCTGAGATAGCTGGCCATATAGTAGAATTCAG TGTTGATCAACATGGGAGTCGATTTATTCAGCAGAAACTGGAACATTGCAGTGTCGAGGAAAAGGTGTCGGTGTTTAAAGAAGTACTTCCTCATGCTTCAAAATTAATGACAGATGTTTTTGGAAATTATGTCATTCAGAAG TTTTTTGAGCATGGAAGCCCTGAACAGAGGAAAGAGCTTGCAGATAAACTATCTGGACAGATGCTGCAGTTAAGTTTGCAGATGTATGGTTGCCGTGTAATACAGAAA CATGTTTTGGAGAGAGGAAAGCCCTCTGAAAGGAGCCAGATTATCAGCAAGGTGTCTGGGAAAATCGTGCAAATGAGTCAGCACAAGTATGCATCAAATGTGATTGAGAAGTGTTTGGAATATGGCAATTCAGCTGAGCAGGAGCTCTTGATCGAGGAGATCATTGGGCAATCCGAGGAGAGTGACCACTTGTTG GTAATGATGAAGGACCAATTCGCAAATTATGTGGTCCAAAAGATCCTTGAAATAAGTAATGATAAGCAGAAGAAGATATTGCTCGATCGTGTAAGAGTTCATC
- the LOC110607811 gene encoding pumilio homolog 5 isoform X2, which translates to MATESPMRMVESGGARKCPSSKDAAIFGSPLNNMAAENLGLLVKGNRFHGDQTNMVPGRSGSAPPSMEGSFAAIGNLLAQQNLIMSSSLESLSSAIENCESEEQLRSDPAYFAYYCSNINLNPRLPPPLISRENRRLVCHIGGLGNSWRSASIDDSGNQSLQMLSTHKEEPEDDKSPREASETSSALSSGQNTNSLAGRHKSLVDLIQEDFPRTPSPVYSQSRSSSHAAEEAVDLDAHLISPNVSSVNISKASESNSGSDDVCANTYALEVDAIRLISDTDPTVTSFTSSSCLQEKPNWQKDEGNTKDTSLEGHSSFSGTLHSARKDPKMRNKEEQRSYGRNMPQKHPSAQQGNPHQAQGVQPQKITQGTNPSHSSMGKLSHDHPRFSTIEVQPTLHSPALGPPSYASVAAYMAGGTPFYPNFQPSGLYSPQYSMGGYALSSTFLPPFMTGYPSHSAITVPFGASSSSFTGRTTASSAGEDIPHIGGPQHLGKFYGQQGLMLQPSYVDPLYMQYFQNPYGDAYGATFQQNHMASSGPTGGQADSFLPQKESFFSSYRGDHKLQPPINGSPGMPSPGKVGITGSSYYGGPPGMGVMTQFPGAPLASPVLPSSPVGGIGHIGQQNDMRFPQGSSRNVGPYCGGQGQRGVNSFDEPKRHYFLEELKSSSARKFELSEIAGHIVEFSVDQHGSRFIQQKLEHCSVEEKVSVFKEVLPHASKLMTDVFGNYVIQKFFEHGSPEQRKELADKLSGQMLQLSLQMYGCRVIQKALEVIELDQKTQLVQELDGHVMRCVHDQNGNHVIQKCIECVPTKNIEFIISAFRGQVAALATHPYGCRVIQRVLEHCSDDLQSQCIVDEILESAHILAQDQYGNYVTQHVLERGKPSERSQIISKVSGKIVQMSQHKYASNVIEKCLEYGNSAEQELLIEEIIGQSEESDHLLVMMKDQFANYVVQKILEISNDKQKKILLDRVRVHLHALKKYTYGKHIVARFEQLCGEEGQVLET; encoded by the exons ATGGCAACTGAGAGCCCTATGAGAATGGTGGAGAGTGGCGGAGCTAGAAAGTGTCCCTCTTCTAAGGATGCAGCTATATTTGGGTCACCCCTAAATAATATGGCAGCAGAAAACTTGGGATTGCTTGTGAAGGGGAATAGATTCCATGGAGATCAAACAAACATGGTTCCTGGTCGAAGTGGCAGTGCACCGCCAAGCATGGAGGGTTCATTTGCTGCTATTGGAAACCTTTTAGCTCAGCAAAACTTAATCATGAGTTCTAGCTTGGAAAGTTTAAGCAGTGCTATTGAGAACTGTGAGTCTGAGGAGCAACTGCGTTCTGATCCAGCCTATTTCGCGTACTATTGTTCAAATATCAACTTGAATCCAAGGCTTCCACCACCTCTAATATCACGAGAGAATCGTCGACTTGTATGCCATATTGGTGGTTTAGGCAATAGTTGGAGGTCTGCTTCTATAGACGATAGTGGCAATCAATCCTTGCAAATGCTTTCAACTCATAAGGAAGAGCCAGAGGATGATAAGTCACCCAGAGAAGCATCAGAAACTAGCAGTGCGCTTTCCTCTGGACAGAACACAAATTCTTTGGCAGGTCGTCATAAAAGTTTGGTTGACCTGATACAG GAAGACTTCCCTCGCACCCCATCTCCTGTTTATAGTCAGTCTCGATCTTCAAGCCATGCAGCAGAAGAAGCAGTTGATCTGGATGCCCATTTAATTTCGCCAAATGTTTCTTCTGTGAACATTTCAAAAGCATCAGAATCAAATTCAGGTTCTGATGATGTCTGTGCCAACACATATGCTTTGGAGGTAGACGCTATAAGGCTAATATCTGATACTGATCCTACAGTTACCTCTTTTACTAGCTCATCATGTCTTCAAGAGAAACCAAACTGGCAAAAAGATGAAGGAAACACTAAAGATACTAGTTTGGAAGGTCATTCCTCATTTTCAGGTACCCTTCATTCAGCCAGAAAGGATCCTAAAATGAGAAACAAAGAAGAGCAACGATCTTATGGGAGGAATATGCCTCAAAAGCATCCATCAGCACAGCAAGGCAATCCACATCAGGCTCAAGGAGTCCAGCCTCAAAAAATTACCCAAGGAACGAATCCATCTCACAGTAGCATGGGAAAACTTTCCCATGACCATCCTAGGTTCTCCACTATTGAGGTACAGCCGACATTGCATTCTCCTGCACTTGGCCCTCCTTCGTATGCATCAGTAGCAGCCTATATGGCAGGAGGGACTCCATTTTACCCTAACTTTCAGCCATCTGGTTTATATTCTCCACAATATAGCATGGGCGGATATGCTTTGAGTTCGACATTTCTTCCCCCTTTTATGACTGGCTATCCTTCTCATAGTGCCATTACAGTGCCATTTGGTGCTTCTAGTTCAAGCTTTACTGGTCGAACCACTGCTTCTTCAGCTGGGGAAGACATTCCACATATAGGTGGTCCACAACACCTGGGCAAGTTTTATGGACAACAAGGATTAATGCTTCAACCTTCATATGTTGATCCACTGTATATGCAGTACTTTCAAAATCCTTATGGAGATGCATATGGTGCTACATTTCAGCAGAATCATATGGCCTCGAGTGGTCCCACTGGGGGCCAGGCTGATTCTTTTCTTCCTCAGAAGGAGTCATTTTTTTCCTCTTATAGAGGTGATCATAAACTTCAGCCGCCAATAAATGGCAGCCCAGGCATGCCAAGTCCAGGAAAAGTGGGAATTACTGGTAGTAGTTATTATGGAGGTCCTCCAGGTATGGGTGTCATGACCCAATTCCCAGGTGCACCACTTGCCAGTCCAGTACTACCATCATCTCCTGTAGGTGGAATAGGTCATATTGGTCAGCAGAATGACATGAGGTTTCCCCAAGGTTCAAGTAGAAATGTAGGACCATATTGTGGAGGTCAGGGGCAGAGAGGAGTCAACAGCTTTGATGAGCCCAAAAGGCACTATTTTCTTGAAGAACTGAAATCAAGCAGTGCCCGAAAATTTGAGCTCTCTGAGATAGCTGGCCATATAGTAGAATTCAG TGTTGATCAACATGGGAGTCGATTTATTCAGCAGAAACTGGAACATTGCAGTGTCGAGGAAAAGGTGTCGGTGTTTAAAGAAGTACTTCCTCATGCTTCAAAATTAATGACAGATGTTTTTGGAAATTATGTCATTCAGAAG TTTTTTGAGCATGGAAGCCCTGAACAGAGGAAAGAGCTTGCAGATAAACTATCTGGACAGATGCTGCAGTTAAGTTTGCAGATGTATGGTTGCCGTGTAATACAGAAA GCCCTTGAAGTGATTGAGCTTGATCAGAAAACACAGCTTGTTCAAGAACTTGATGGGCATGTTATGAGATGCGTGCATGATCAAAATGGAAATCATGTGATACAGAAGTGCATAGAATGTGTGCCAACAAAGAAcattgaatttattatttctgCTTTCCGAGGCCAAGTTGCTGCACTTGCCACGCATCCCTATGGTTGTCGTGTTATTCAG AGGGTTTTGGAGCATTGCTCAGATGACCTGCAAAGTCAATGTATAGTGGATGAGATCTTGGAATCAGCTCACATTCTTGCACAAGACCAGTATGGCAACTATGTCACTCAG CATGTTTTGGAGAGAGGAAAGCCCTCTGAAAGGAGCCAGATTATCAGCAAGGTGTCTGGGAAAATCGTGCAAATGAGTCAGCACAAGTATGCATCAAATGTGATTGAGAAGTGTTTGGAATATGGCAATTCAGCTGAGCAGGAGCTCTTGATCGAGGAGATCATTGGGCAATCCGAGGAGAGTGACCACTTGTTG GTAATGATGAAGGACCAATTCGCAAATTATGTGGTCCAAAAGATCCTTGAAATAAGTAATGATAAGCAGAAGAAGATATTGCTCGATCGTGTAAGAGTTCATC
- the LOC110607811 gene encoding pumilio homolog 5 isoform X1, giving the protein MWSLLFKINGKDQHGSAAGEGITETSFSVPKRKKKKNSRMATESPMRMVESGGARKCPSSKDAAIFGSPLNNMAAENLGLLVKGNRFHGDQTNMVPGRSGSAPPSMEGSFAAIGNLLAQQNLIMSSSLESLSSAIENCESEEQLRSDPAYFAYYCSNINLNPRLPPPLISRENRRLVCHIGGLGNSWRSASIDDSGNQSLQMLSTHKEEPEDDKSPREASETSSALSSGQNTNSLAGRHKSLVDLIQEDFPRTPSPVYSQSRSSSHAAEEAVDLDAHLISPNVSSVNISKASESNSGSDDVCANTYALEVDAIRLISDTDPTVTSFTSSSCLQEKPNWQKDEGNTKDTSLEGHSSFSGTLHSARKDPKMRNKEEQRSYGRNMPQKHPSAQQGNPHQAQGVQPQKITQGTNPSHSSMGKLSHDHPRFSTIEVQPTLHSPALGPPSYASVAAYMAGGTPFYPNFQPSGLYSPQYSMGGYALSSTFLPPFMTGYPSHSAITVPFGASSSSFTGRTTASSAGEDIPHIGGPQHLGKFYGQQGLMLQPSYVDPLYMQYFQNPYGDAYGATFQQNHMASSGPTGGQADSFLPQKESFFSSYRGDHKLQPPINGSPGMPSPGKVGITGSSYYGGPPGMGVMTQFPGAPLASPVLPSSPVGGIGHIGQQNDMRFPQGSSRNVGPYCGGQGQRGVNSFDEPKRHYFLEELKSSSARKFELSEIAGHIVEFSVDQHGSRFIQQKLEHCSVEEKVSVFKEVLPHASKLMTDVFGNYVIQKFFEHGSPEQRKELADKLSGQMLQLSLQMYGCRVIQKALEVIELDQKTQLVQELDGHVMRCVHDQNGNHVIQKCIECVPTKNIEFIISAFRGQVAALATHPYGCRVIQRVLEHCSDDLQSQCIVDEILESAHILAQDQYGNYVTQHVLERGKPSERSQIISKVSGKIVQMSQHKYASNVIEKCLEYGNSAEQELLIEEIIGQSEESDHLLVMMKDQFANYVVQKILEISNDKQKKILLDRVRVHLHALKKYTYGKHIVARFEQLCGEEGQVLET; this is encoded by the exons ATGTGGAGTTTGCTCTTCAAGATTAATGG CAAGGATCAACATGGGTCAGCTGCAGGTGAGGGAATAACCGAAACTTCCTTTtctgtcccaaaaaggaaaaagaaaaagaatagcaGGATGGCAACTGAGAGCCCTATGAGAATGGTGGAGAGTGGCGGAGCTAGAAAGTGTCCCTCTTCTAAGGATGCAGCTATATTTGGGTCACCCCTAAATAATATGGCAGCAGAAAACTTGGGATTGCTTGTGAAGGGGAATAGATTCCATGGAGATCAAACAAACATGGTTCCTGGTCGAAGTGGCAGTGCACCGCCAAGCATGGAGGGTTCATTTGCTGCTATTGGAAACCTTTTAGCTCAGCAAAACTTAATCATGAGTTCTAGCTTGGAAAGTTTAAGCAGTGCTATTGAGAACTGTGAGTCTGAGGAGCAACTGCGTTCTGATCCAGCCTATTTCGCGTACTATTGTTCAAATATCAACTTGAATCCAAGGCTTCCACCACCTCTAATATCACGAGAGAATCGTCGACTTGTATGCCATATTGGTGGTTTAGGCAATAGTTGGAGGTCTGCTTCTATAGACGATAGTGGCAATCAATCCTTGCAAATGCTTTCAACTCATAAGGAAGAGCCAGAGGATGATAAGTCACCCAGAGAAGCATCAGAAACTAGCAGTGCGCTTTCCTCTGGACAGAACACAAATTCTTTGGCAGGTCGTCATAAAAGTTTGGTTGACCTGATACAG GAAGACTTCCCTCGCACCCCATCTCCTGTTTATAGTCAGTCTCGATCTTCAAGCCATGCAGCAGAAGAAGCAGTTGATCTGGATGCCCATTTAATTTCGCCAAATGTTTCTTCTGTGAACATTTCAAAAGCATCAGAATCAAATTCAGGTTCTGATGATGTCTGTGCCAACACATATGCTTTGGAGGTAGACGCTATAAGGCTAATATCTGATACTGATCCTACAGTTACCTCTTTTACTAGCTCATCATGTCTTCAAGAGAAACCAAACTGGCAAAAAGATGAAGGAAACACTAAAGATACTAGTTTGGAAGGTCATTCCTCATTTTCAGGTACCCTTCATTCAGCCAGAAAGGATCCTAAAATGAGAAACAAAGAAGAGCAACGATCTTATGGGAGGAATATGCCTCAAAAGCATCCATCAGCACAGCAAGGCAATCCACATCAGGCTCAAGGAGTCCAGCCTCAAAAAATTACCCAAGGAACGAATCCATCTCACAGTAGCATGGGAAAACTTTCCCATGACCATCCTAGGTTCTCCACTATTGAGGTACAGCCGACATTGCATTCTCCTGCACTTGGCCCTCCTTCGTATGCATCAGTAGCAGCCTATATGGCAGGAGGGACTCCATTTTACCCTAACTTTCAGCCATCTGGTTTATATTCTCCACAATATAGCATGGGCGGATATGCTTTGAGTTCGACATTTCTTCCCCCTTTTATGACTGGCTATCCTTCTCATAGTGCCATTACAGTGCCATTTGGTGCTTCTAGTTCAAGCTTTACTGGTCGAACCACTGCTTCTTCAGCTGGGGAAGACATTCCACATATAGGTGGTCCACAACACCTGGGCAAGTTTTATGGACAACAAGGATTAATGCTTCAACCTTCATATGTTGATCCACTGTATATGCAGTACTTTCAAAATCCTTATGGAGATGCATATGGTGCTACATTTCAGCAGAATCATATGGCCTCGAGTGGTCCCACTGGGGGCCAGGCTGATTCTTTTCTTCCTCAGAAGGAGTCATTTTTTTCCTCTTATAGAGGTGATCATAAACTTCAGCCGCCAATAAATGGCAGCCCAGGCATGCCAAGTCCAGGAAAAGTGGGAATTACTGGTAGTAGTTATTATGGAGGTCCTCCAGGTATGGGTGTCATGACCCAATTCCCAGGTGCACCACTTGCCAGTCCAGTACTACCATCATCTCCTGTAGGTGGAATAGGTCATATTGGTCAGCAGAATGACATGAGGTTTCCCCAAGGTTCAAGTAGAAATGTAGGACCATATTGTGGAGGTCAGGGGCAGAGAGGAGTCAACAGCTTTGATGAGCCCAAAAGGCACTATTTTCTTGAAGAACTGAAATCAAGCAGTGCCCGAAAATTTGAGCTCTCTGAGATAGCTGGCCATATAGTAGAATTCAG TGTTGATCAACATGGGAGTCGATTTATTCAGCAGAAACTGGAACATTGCAGTGTCGAGGAAAAGGTGTCGGTGTTTAAAGAAGTACTTCCTCATGCTTCAAAATTAATGACAGATGTTTTTGGAAATTATGTCATTCAGAAG TTTTTTGAGCATGGAAGCCCTGAACAGAGGAAAGAGCTTGCAGATAAACTATCTGGACAGATGCTGCAGTTAAGTTTGCAGATGTATGGTTGCCGTGTAATACAGAAA GCCCTTGAAGTGATTGAGCTTGATCAGAAAACACAGCTTGTTCAAGAACTTGATGGGCATGTTATGAGATGCGTGCATGATCAAAATGGAAATCATGTGATACAGAAGTGCATAGAATGTGTGCCAACAAAGAAcattgaatttattatttctgCTTTCCGAGGCCAAGTTGCTGCACTTGCCACGCATCCCTATGGTTGTCGTGTTATTCAG AGGGTTTTGGAGCATTGCTCAGATGACCTGCAAAGTCAATGTATAGTGGATGAGATCTTGGAATCAGCTCACATTCTTGCACAAGACCAGTATGGCAACTATGTCACTCAG CATGTTTTGGAGAGAGGAAAGCCCTCTGAAAGGAGCCAGATTATCAGCAAGGTGTCTGGGAAAATCGTGCAAATGAGTCAGCACAAGTATGCATCAAATGTGATTGAGAAGTGTTTGGAATATGGCAATTCAGCTGAGCAGGAGCTCTTGATCGAGGAGATCATTGGGCAATCCGAGGAGAGTGACCACTTGTTG GTAATGATGAAGGACCAATTCGCAAATTATGTGGTCCAAAAGATCCTTGAAATAAGTAATGATAAGCAGAAGAAGATATTGCTCGATCGTGTAAGAGTTCATC
- the LOC110607814 gene encoding uncharacterized protein LOC110607814, translated as MDFFKVKKFRKAHKPDPERDLEDNPVTQPEGPKNDNAAGGGDIVSNKSANADALAESEDDDDDFITNEVKRRLKELRRNSFMVLIPEEEPCPEEEEDEEEGEGETNSTEWRDVEAEGRKWWSGFDAVYDQYCERMLFFDRMIVQQLNENGCHTPLTPSPRSASKKLTSPFRCLSLKKIEEPEDEMEHPQQPQKDPYEDLETAYVAQVCLTWEALHCQYSQLSQKILCQPENPMCYNHSAEQFQQFQVLLQRFIENEPFELGHRAEIYARARNLLPKLLQVPNGKGSDRKEAGEMESDLVVMAPDLIKIMESSILTFHLFLKMDKKKAGTVLNLFGNQNQISTPLQLIQSSLDKKRIRLKELCKKSKGWKKKSWPQMYEDVELLFGLIDVKILCRVLRMVKISKEQLIWCEEKMKKLGLSDGKLERDPSPILFPC; from the exons ATGGATTTTTTCAAGGTAAAAAAGTTTAGAAAAGCCCACAAACCAGACCCAGAGAGGGATTTAGAGGATAACCCTGTGACACAGCCAGAGGGACCAAAGAACGACAATGCCGCCGGTGGTGGTGATATTGTGAGTAACAAGTCTGCTAATGCTGATGCTTTAGCTGAATCTGAGGACGATGACGATGATTTTATAACGAATGAGGTGAAGAGGAGGTTGAAGGAGCTCAGAAGAAACAGTTTTATGGTATTGATACCTGAAGAAGAGCCGTGCCCggaagaggaggaagatgagGAGGAAGGTGAAGGAGAGACGAACTCCACCGAATGGAGGGATGTGGAAGCAGAAGGAAGGAAATGGTGGAGTGGGTTCGATGCTGTGTATGACCAGTACTGTGAACGGATGTTGTTCTTCGATCGGATGATTGTGCAGCAGCTCAATGAAAACG GTTGTCATACTCCTTTAACTCCATCTCCAAGGTCTGCTTCAAAGAAGCTAACATCCCCCTTCCGGTGCCTTTCCTTGAAAAAGATTGAAGAACCTGAAGATGAAATGGAGCACCCGCAGCAGCCACAAAAGGACCCCTATGAAGATCTTGAAACAGCATATGTTGCTCAAGTTTGCTTAACTTGGGAGGCACTTCACTGCCAATATAGTCAACTGAGTCAGAAAATCTTGTGCCAACCTGAAAACCCAATGTGTTACAACCACAGTGCGGAGCAATTTCAGCAATTCCAAGTTCTATTGCAAAGATTTATTGAAAACGAGCCCTTTGAGCTGGGTCACAGAGCAGAAATTTATGCTCGTGCAAGGAATCTGTTACCAAAACTGCTTCAGGTTCCAAATGGAAAAG GTTCAGATAGAAAGGAGGCAGGTGAAATGGAATCTGATTTAGTGGTCATGGCCCCTGAtcttataaaaattatggaGAGCTCAATCCTTACTTTTCACCTTTTCCTGAAGATGGACAAGAAAAAGGCAGGCACTGTTCTGAACTTGTTTGGAAATCAGAACCAAATTTCAACCCCTCTTCAACTGATTCAATCTTCACTTGATAAA AAAAGGATAAGGCTGAAGGAACTGTGTAAAAAGAGTAAAGGTTGGAAGAAGAAATCATGGCCACAGATGTACGAGGATGTTGAGCTGTTGTTTGGTCTCATAGATGTCAAAATCTTGTGTAGGGTTCTTAGGATGGTGAAGATCAGTAAAGAGCAGTTAATCTGGTgtgaagaaaaaatgaaaaaactaGGTTTATCAGATGGGAAGTTGGAGAGAGACCCTTCTCCGATCCTGTTCCCTTGTTAA